AACTAATCCCCCCTCCCTGAGCGACCCCATCGAACAGTTTATAGCTCAGAAAAATCTAACCTCCATTCCCACCAGTAACCCCCCCGATGACCTGCTCTTAGGAGATGAGCGTCCCAACTCCCTCAGTGGCGGTGTCGGTCAGGATACCTTACTTGGTTATGGTGAAGTCGATTTCCTCTCAGGAAATCAGGGTCAAGATGTGATTTATGGTTTCCTTGGAAACGACTTAATTTATGGTGGTAGCGATGAAGACTGGGTGGGAGGCGGTAAAGACAATGACCTGATTTTTGGAGGTTTAGGAAACGATACCCTCAGTGGTGATTTAGGCAATGATACGGTATTTGGAGAAACTGGAAACGATTTGTTAGTTGGTCATGCTGGAGATGATCTGTTGTCAGGAGGTTCAGGGAACGATAACCTTTATGGTGGCGACGATAACGATCTGATTCATGGCGGTCAAGGCGACGATTTTGTAGATGGAAGTAGCGGCAATGATTTAGTCACAGGAGATTTAGGCAATGATACCCTTAATGGTGGAGTCGGAACAGATTCCCTCATCGGGGGTCAAGGAGCCGATATCTTTATGTTAAATCCCGGTGAAAATGGCGATATCATCCTAGATTTTGTCGGAGGTGAAGATCTGTTAAAATTGACCCAAAATTATAATTTTAATCAGCTTACCATCCTGCAAGGGAGTGGAACTCAAGCCGGAAATACCTTGATTCAAGTCGCAGCTAATAATGAACTTTTAGCCACTTTAATCGGTGTTACTGCTAACTCAATTACCGCCAATTCTTTTACCCTTAATTAACGAATACATCTCGAAACCCGGTTTCTTCAAGACATCGGGTTTCTTTAACAATTTCTAACAACTTCAACAATGTTTTATGCTTCATCATCGTTACCTTTATTTAACCGGACTCCCTTGCTCTGGGATGTTTTTTGTCAGTCAACTGTTAGCTCAACATCCTGAAATTCATAGTGATTATTTGCGATCGCCTCTTTGTGATTTACTGCTGAACTTTCGCGATTTTTTGACCACTAACCCCGAATTAATTAACCAATTAAATCAAGACTTTCAGGGGACAATGGAGCGATCACTCTTAGGAATGAGAGGGTTTATCAACGGATGGTCTGAACCGATTTCTCAACCTTGGATTGTTGATTTTAATCCCCAATGGTTGGAGCATTTAGAGTTAGTTCATTTAATTGATCCTAATTTTAAAATGGTCGTTTTTGTCAGAGAATTAGGTCAAATCTATGGAGCAATAGAAACCCAACATCAAAAAACATTACTATTAGATTTTCCTGAAAAATTAGCCTCTCTTTCACGAGCAGAACGCGCTCAACAATTATTCATCCCTCCAGGGATTATCGGTTCAGGTCTCAAGGCTTTAGAACAAATCCAAGACTTAGAAATTAGTTTACAAGATCGGTTATTTTATGTCGTTTACGAGCATTTAATGACAAATCCTCAAGAAGTGTTAACAGAATTATTCACCTGGTTAAACCTCCAACCCATTACACCGAATTTAACCTTAATTCATTTTGAATTATCTAATTATTCTCAGTCTTTTGGTAAATATGTCGAAGAACCTTACAATCCCCATCAGCCATTAATTAATTATCCGCTACCCAAGCGTTTTGAAACCACAATTAAACAGAATTTTACTTGGTTTTATCAAACGTTTTACCCCGGTTTATTGTAATTCTCTATGTTTTGTTAACTGTTCCCTGCTATAACGCTATGACTTTAAATCCTCTCATTCTGCATCAAGGATGTTCTCTAACCCTCAAACGCACAACTCCAGATGATGCTGATTTTCTATTTGAAAAAATGTATTCTTGTTATGAGTTTATGCGTTTATTTCGTTTGAATGATACAGCAAAAACCGTAGAAGAAGTTAGAGAAAAATTAATCACAAGATCCCGTTTAACACCTGCTGAAAGTGGTTATTTAGAATGTTTAATGATTCATAAACATCATGGCATAATTGGAATTATTGCCGCCGCCGACTATAGCGCTCTCCATAAAAGGGCTGAACTGTTAATTGGAATTTTTGAAGAAAAATATCGTTCTATTTTCTATGGAATTGAGAGTTGTATATTAATGGGAGATTTAATTTTTAATGCCTATCATTTACATCGTTTTTATGCCTATAGTTATGGTTATAATCATCCCGCCCATACAGTTTTAACCAAAACAGGATTTCAATTAGAAGGCATCATGAAAGAACATTTATATGATCCTGTGAGTCAACAATATGTTGATCTGCACATTTATGGCATGAATGAAACTCAGATGCGACAAAATCCTCGGATTTCTCGTTTATCTAAACGATTAGTCGGACGTGATATTACCCAACCTTTAACAGCACCCCTTCCTCCTCCTGATGAATCAAAAATTCCGGGTCTGGGTCGTATTTCCCCATCAGAAAATCAACCTTATTTTGCTAAATCAGGAACACTTAAACGAATAAGTTCTTAATTGTTTTAGAGTGTTGTCGCAATTACCAACCTTAGATAGATTTTAATTCCACTCAATTTGACTAACATTAATAATGACGGATGAGTTCAAATGTCTTATGAGTGCTGAAATATCAACTGCTTGGGATAAGGTACAGGAGATGATTAATGATTTTATCATTCTCTTACCGAATCTTGTCTTAGCATTTATTGTTTTCTTTATTTTCTTGTTTATTGCTAGAACAATTAAACAGATGGTGAGACGTTTTACTCAAAATCGTCGCCATGCTCGTAATTTAGGGTTAGTTTTAGGACGATTAGCACAAGGAACAACAGTTCTGGTCGGTTTATTTATCGCATTATCGATTATTATTCCTTCTTTGAAAGCGGGAGATTTAGTTCAATTATTGGGTATTAGTGGGGTAGCAATTGGGTTCGCCTTTCGAGATATTTTACAGAATTTCTTGGCGGGTATTTTGATTTTATTAACTGAACCCTTCCAAATTAATGATCAAATTGTGTTTAAGGATTTTGAGGGAACTGTCGAAAATATTCAAACGAGAGCAACAACGATTAGAACCTATGATGGTCGTAGAATTGTGATTCCTAATTCAGAACTATTTACAAATTCAATTATCGTGAATACTGCCTTTGATAACCGTCGTTTAGAATACGATGTTGGTATTGGGTATGGAGATAATATTGAACAAGCAAGACGGTTAATATTAGAAGCTATGGGCGAAACGGAAGGGGTATTACAACAACCTGAACCTGATGCAATTGTTGTGGATTTAGCTGAAAGTACCGTCAATATTCGAGCACGTTGGTGGATTCAACCTCCCCGTCGAGCAGATGCTTTAGACTTACAAGATAAGGTGTTAACAGCGATTAAAAATAAGCTGGTTTCTCAGGGAATTGACTTAGCATTTCCGACTCAAGTTATTCTATTTCATGACCAAACTGAAGAAAATGATGGCAACCGTTCTCGACAACGGGAAGGATGGCCAGCCGGAAAAGGTGAAGTTCCCCAAACACGAAGTATTGGAGGTTCTTTACGAAAATTAATCGAATTACAATCTCAACAAAATGGCAATTCTAAAACAGAATAATATTTGATTGTAGGGGTTTGGTTTCCAAACCCTCTTATTCCCTGGGTTAATAAGGGCGAGGAAACCTCGCCCCTACGA
This DNA window, taken from Planktothrix sp. FACHB-1365, encodes the following:
- a CDS encoding sulfotransferase, with translation MLHHRYLYLTGLPCSGMFFVSQLLAQHPEIHSDYLRSPLCDLLLNFRDFLTTNPELINQLNQDFQGTMERSLLGMRGFINGWSEPISQPWIVDFNPQWLEHLELVHLIDPNFKMVVFVRELGQIYGAIETQHQKTLLLDFPEKLASLSRAERAQQLFIPPGIIGSGLKALEQIQDLEISLQDRLFYVVYEHLMTNPQEVLTELFTWLNLQPITPNLTLIHFELSNYSQSFGKYVEEPYNPHQPLINYPLPKRFETTIKQNFTWFYQTFYPGLL
- a CDS encoding GNAT family N-acetyltransferase, which encodes MTLNPLILHQGCSLTLKRTTPDDADFLFEKMYSCYEFMRLFRLNDTAKTVEEVREKLITRSRLTPAESGYLECLMIHKHHGIIGIIAAADYSALHKRAELLIGIFEEKYRSIFYGIESCILMGDLIFNAYHLHRFYAYSYGYNHPAHTVLTKTGFQLEGIMKEHLYDPVSQQYVDLHIYGMNETQMRQNPRISRLSKRLVGRDITQPLTAPLPPPDESKIPGLGRISPSENQPYFAKSGTLKRISS
- a CDS encoding mechanosensitive ion channel family protein translates to MSAEISTAWDKVQEMINDFIILLPNLVLAFIVFFIFLFIARTIKQMVRRFTQNRRHARNLGLVLGRLAQGTTVLVGLFIALSIIIPSLKAGDLVQLLGISGVAIGFAFRDILQNFLAGILILLTEPFQINDQIVFKDFEGTVENIQTRATTIRTYDGRRIVIPNSELFTNSIIVNTAFDNRRLEYDVGIGYGDNIEQARRLILEAMGETEGVLQQPEPDAIVVDLAESTVNIRARWWIQPPRRADALDLQDKVLTAIKNKLVSQGIDLAFPTQVILFHDQTEENDGNRSRQREGWPAGKGEVPQTRSIGGSLRKLIELQSQQNGNSKTE